The following are encoded in a window of Megalops cyprinoides isolate fMegCyp1 chromosome 16, fMegCyp1.pri, whole genome shotgun sequence genomic DNA:
- the si:ch211-168f7.5 gene encoding uncharacterized protein si:ch211-168f7.5, with amino-acid sequence MAGRRGCMNSLWSGSERVRIGERLKASLAGIVELELLRFRHWEMVETVLGRRETADTSITQQRESSGWISADGAARSRRQQILSPSKSALPCLKGLGDGLESRWSTLSWDILSDPLSPPTPELSVAPQLDCDSRPSSGFYSVSGSSLSDSCCSVCSEGAQGTAGGPAGVRGTWGPWDCRPRSADHSISQWQEGRQLPSQNTVTEKGERRPVSTGDLEVNGLLFLSGLCPGQNESQQGSSYPLPDDSLYSSLQLDPKFCSNLVSRKTKEVYAYPSPLHAVALQSPLFTLSQDPPPPLSNLPSSSEVIQDDEPQTDAPKTQEPTLTRPPASSRPSQLDQYISKLVLQYHSRSTTDSSSRQGSWKWSSGAVHGSSQSLTSFDSHSTSSTLTASSVTHRQSLFGNSGGVSMSGMGKRGGNCRNSINLGNLPSLNGENLNLSFHLNLKLNLSPNLNTNTSLNSSNSKEAMGSCDYQDNDPLTPTPRPPTSSTSLSMSSAWRGRKRISTCPVNHRGSLEIKGTRFSPQGFSHSLDWSSVSQEEAAETLAKVCEGSPKVNEDSAKICEISRVSGLPRSVVVGLLEEGVELDEDCFQTEEERGGATSEGALVPSPSSHSHSHPPESDRSASHSNVSLQASSVHCPQSELDSHLPLFSPPVLSEGQTTHKIHSCGPTYTRQGTPTTHFDCHPSALAHPIPHTLFHLQTQPPPNSLTDSHCSKPSPESTTHSVSPLHSHSPFKLAALSVFHRNSPFQSSLPRFHVHRSPLEGDWRLRGGSLRQEPGAGWGSGGCGWQRAEGERLYQGKHASRELVRASTVSSFAEKENCSRWEDHREGSFKDAPKRGPSFCKRLEGLFGGKEKDRASGSEKDGGKWSSQPEKSSGKVRKGRMEDEGEKANPSKQKGKGWGSHRPGVLFRSESQGVLDHRSTKQDARERRQQWVSSLEITRAGLGHSSHVLSLDEAQAFGGGGEDERLSSTASLFHLSRSQSPEGSCLSLSPLSSPSLSPPPPPTHIHRTRSFRDLGKRVFSSVKPFTFKTQSLRK; translated from the exons ATGGCCGGTCGCCGTGGTTGCATGAACTCGCTGTGGTCCGGAAGCGAACGGGTTCGGATCGGAGAGCGTCTAAAAGCGAGTCTGGCTGGTATAGTAGAGTTAGAGCTCCTTAGGTTCCGACACTGGGAAATGGTTGAGACGGTGCTGGGGCGAAGAGAGACTGCCGATACGTCCATCACACAGCAGCGGGAAAGCAGCGGGTGGATTTCCGCCGACGGCGCCGCTAGGTCTCGCAGGCAACAG ATTCTGTCTCCCTCCAAGTCTGCACTGCCCTGTCTGAAGGGTCTCGGTGATGGCTTGGAGTCCCGCTGGTCCACCCTGTCTTGGGACATCCTGTCGGACCCACTGTCTCCCCCGACCCCTGAACTGTCAGTTGCACCCCAGCTGGACTGTGACTCTAGGCCCAGCTCAG gtTTCTACTCGGTGAGTGGGAGCTCCCTGTCAGACTCCTGCTGCTCCGTTTGCAGTGAAGGGGCACAGGGGACAGCGGGGGGGCCTGCCGGGGTCAGGGGCACCTGGGGACCCTGGGATTGCCGGCCTCGCTCTGCAGATCACAGCATCTCTCAGTGGCAGGAGGGCAGACAGCTGCCAAGCCagaacacagtgacagagaagggagagaggagacctGTCTCTACAG GGGACCTCGAAGTCAATGGCCTCCTGTTCTTGTCTGGCCTTTGCCCTGGCCAGAATGAGTCACAGCAGGGGTCGTCATACCCTCTGCCTGATGATTCCCTTTACTCCTCACTTCAACTGGACCCCAAATTCTGCTCCAACTTGGTGTCCCGCAAGACTAAAGAGGTGTACGCCTACCCCAGTCCACTGCATGCTGTGGCCCTTCAAAGCCCTCTCTTCACTTTGTctcaggaccccccccccccactctcaaACCTGCCCTCCAGCTCAGAAGTAATCCAGGATGATGAGCCCCAAACTGATGCCCCCAAAACCCAAGAACCCACCCTGACACGACCACCAGCCTCCTCCAGGCCCTCGCAACTGGATCAGTACATTTCCAAGCTGGTTCTCCAGTACCATTCCAGGTCCACCACAGACTCAAGTTCCAGGCAAGGTTCTTGGAAATGGAGCTCAGGTGCTGTACACGGCTCTAGCCAATCATTGACATCTTTTGACAGCCACAGTACATCCTCCACTTTGACAGCGAGTAGTGTGACACACCGCCAGTCTCTCTTTGGAAACTCTGGGGGTGTTAGCATGAGCGGGatggggaagagaggaggcaACTGCAGGAACTCCATCAATCTGGGTAACTTGCCCTCCCTGAATGGAGAAAATTTGAATTTAAGTTTTCACTTGAATTTGAAGTTGAATTTAAGTCCAAatttgaatacaaatacaaGTTTGAACTCCAGCAATTCGAAGGAAGCGATGGGGTCATGTGACTACCAGGACAATGATCCCCTAACCCCTACTCCTCGTCCCCCCACCTCTTCTACCTCCCTCTCGATGTCGTCGGCTTGGAGGGGCAGGAAGAGGATATCTACCTGTCCGGTGAATCACCGTGGATCACTGGAGATAAAGGGAACCAGATTCAGCCCACAGGGCTTTTCGCACTCCCTGGACTGGAGCAGTGTTTCGCAAGAGGAGGCGGCGGAAACCCTGGCCAAAGTTTGTGAGGGGTCTCCTAAAGTTAATGAGGATTCAGCCAAGATTTGTGAGATATCACGGGTTTCCGGGCTGCCGCGGTCAGTCGTGGTGGGGCTGCTGGAGGAAGGAGTGGAGTTGGATGAAGACTGCTTCCAGAccgaggaggagaggggcggggctaCATCAGAGGGGGCGCTGGTTCCGAGCCCATCTTCCCATTCCCACTCCCACCCACCGGAGTCAGATCGGTCTGCTTCCCACTCGAATGTCTCGCTGCAGGCCAGTTCTGTCCATTGCCCACAGTCAGAACTGGACTCCCATCTACCCCTGTTCAGCCCCCCAGTGCTCTCAGAAGGCCAGACCACACACAAAATTCATTCCTGTGGCCCCACCTACACCAGACAGGGCACGCCCACTACCCATTTTGACTGTCACCCTTCTGCCCTGGCTCATCCTATACCCCACACCCTCTTTCACCTCCAAACCCAACCTCCCCCCAACTCCCTCACCGATTCCCATTGCTCTAAGCCTTCACCCGAGTCCACAACCCACTCGGTGTCTCCCCTGCACTCCCATTCTCCATTCAAGCTGGCTGCCCTCTCCGTCTTCCACCGCAATTCCCCCTTCCAGTCTTCCCTCCCACGTTTCCATGTGCACAGGTCCCCCCTGGAGGGGGACTGGAGGCTGAGGGGTGGGTCCCTGAGGCAGGAGCCAGGAGCAGGATGGGGGTCAGGAGGCTGTGGgtggcagagggcagagggcGAGAGGCTGTACCAAGGCAAGCATGCATCCCGGGAGCTGGTGAGAGCGTCGACAGTAAGCAGCtttgcagagaaagagaactgCAGCAGGTGGGAGGATCACAGAGAAGGCAGCTTCAAGGATGCCCCAAAACGAGGGCCAAGTTTTTGCAAGAGGCTTGAAGGGCTGTTTGGGGGTAAAGAAAAGGACCGGGCCAGTGGCAGtgagaaagatggagggaagTGGAGCAGTCAGCCAGAAAAATCCTCCGGCAAAGTGAGAAAGGGAAGGATGGAGGACGAGGGTGAGAAGGCCAACCCCTCAAAACAGAAGGGGAAAGGTTGGGGCAGCCACCGACCAGGTGTGCTGTTTCGCAGCGAGTCCCAGGGAGTGTTGGACCATCGGTCGACCAAGCAAGATGCCAGGGAGCGCCGGCAGCAGTGGGTGTCCTCCCTAGAGATCACCCGAGCAGGGCTAGGACACAGTTCGCATGTCCTGAGCCTGGATGAGGCCCAAGCTTTCGGGGGAGGAGGTGAAGACGAGCGCCTGTCCTCCACAGCCAGCCTCTTCCACCTCTCCCGGTCTCAGAGCCCGGAGGGcagctgtctctccctgtctccactttcctctccatccctctcgccccctccacccccgaCCCACATCCACCGCACACGTTCCTTCCGCGACCTAGGGAAAAGGGTCTTCAGCTCTGTCAAGCCTTTCACTTTCAAAACCCAGAGTCTGAGGAAGTGA